From Toxotes jaculatrix isolate fToxJac2 chromosome 7, fToxJac2.pri, whole genome shotgun sequence:
aataaaagctataCATTAAATGCAAATCTGAAGCTTTCTATAAGTTAGAAATTTAATTCAGGGTGTGCAGTGATACTGCTAAATGCTGGATTCCTCAGACATGActgcttctgtgttttcagagaatAATGAAGACTtccacacatccatccatctattatCTATACTGCTTATATCCTTTTAAGGGTCACAGGGGGATGAGAGTTAGGGTATACCCTGAACAGGTTTCCAGTCTATGACTGGGCTGACATATAGGGACATcaaccattcacactcataTTCACACCTATAGACAATTTAGACTCATCACTTCACCtgatctgcatgtctttggactgtgggaggaagctgaaGAACCCGGGAGGGAACCCACACTAGCACAGGGAGAACACGCAGAAAAGCTCCAGCTGGCAGCTTTGAACTCTGAACCTttttgctgtgaggtgacagtgttGACCACCGCACTACTGTGCTGCCTGCTTCCATATGTTGATTCATATAACCTCTTCATACTAACAAACTCACCATTCAACAGCTGCAGCATTACTTGTAGGATCATCTGTAAGTAAATAATGTTGGCAAGGAAACAGGCAAGAGTACCTGGGAAGGGACTCATCAAAGATGTCCGAATAAGGTCTAGACTGAGTTACCTGGTCTACAGTACACTGCTGCCGACTGTATGCCAGCGGGAGGGTGGTTCTGGTCTTTGACTGCCCTCCAGTGGCTCCTAGTGTTGTATAACCTACAGATCCTCCACTGTTGCTGCCCCTCTTTGTGAAATGTGTGCAGGTTTTTTAAAATGACCTGGGTGCAGATTTGTGTTGTAATTTCATGAACATGCTTTTCCCTGGTTGGTAATCTAGCCTTGATTAGCAACAGTAGCTGGGGAGTTTTCCCCCTTAAATTCTGAACAGGACAAAAACATTATTGACGATAGCACAATGCAGATTGGAGGCTGAGCCCACTGAGGTTGATTGTGTGCCACTCTAATCATGAGGATATTTAAACCATTAGAGGGTGCTCTTACCTAACAGACATTACAGCCTTAGAAGTGGGCAGAATTGCTCATATTTCCCACAAAtcactgaacaaacaaacaaatgatccCTACAGACTTTATTTAGATGTATCTCAGCTCTTGACACTGATAGAAAGCTTCCTGAAGACGTCACATTTATATCAGAAAGGCCACTGTAACTGTTATTAACTGTTCATTTAGCAATTTCTGATAGCATCTGTATGATGAACAAACCCACAAAGTCAGCTTCATTGTAAATTATATTATCTCTTTACCATTTAGAATTATCGATGATATTTGTTCCTTACATTGTGATTTTTGTGGTAAAGCATGGTTAAGATATATGTACACGAGTATTTCTATATTCACACAAATTACTGAATAAGAAACAGAATAGAACACTGCAATAATCTGTAAAAATGAGCACCATAAGGTGCAAAACACAATATAAAGTTTTATTCCCTCGGAATATGCACAAATATCTAGATTTTTCAAAATGCTGTAACAGAGTGTTGTTCAAGACACTAATAAGGCAAAATCAGATGTCACTAAATCATCGGGACCATAAATACCCTCACCAAATATTTTAGTATGTGGATAGAAGCTGTTGATATATATTGTATAGTATTTTGTATAATCAATTAAGTGGCAAGGTTGCTCAGTACACATACCCGTGCATGTGCACCGGTCAACATCTCTGGTGAATTGTGTTTCTGAAACATAATGACGTACTGTAAGCAACGAGACAGGGTTAAGACCAGGTCACAGCAACAGCTTCAGTATTCAGTTCTCCAACTTTTATATGAGATGTTTTATATGAGAATTTACTGTAGTATGCCTCAGGTGGCCATACATTCAACTCCCACACTGAACAAAAGCTGAAAAGGAAAAGTTGGCTTTCTCAAATGTATGCACACATGAATCACATCAGTGACAACCATGCTGCTCTGTCACAAAATAACTCCAGCTTCCCAAACATCAGCATTGCTGCTGGGGAAATACAGTATGCACCCACGCTCATATCACAGATATGGAGGGAGAACAGGAAGATGTGCGGTTGGAGCTCATTGAAATGCAGTGTAGTAATATTTTCCAAAGATTCCGGCAGCAGTTCCTGCTGTCAGAGTTCTACAGGAGTTAGGAAAAATCCACATTTAACCAGTTGAGGCTCCATGAAAAGGGATGCTCAGTTTATACCAGTGTGAGCGAACATTTTTCTCTGATCACACTGCACAAGAGTAGGCTGAGGTCACCAGACAGAAGGTCACCTCAGACTGTAGTCAAAACCTCCGCTGAAAGACCTCCGCCTGACCTGACAGCACCTCTTCAGTCCAACATCACTGTTCCCATCAGGAGTGGTACTTACTGCTGAGTGAAATTTCATGGTGATAAAATCATCTTACTGCAGATTCAAAACTCACTCATTAAGATTGTCTCAAAGGTTGAGTTTAAATGAATGAGGACTTTGGACACCTCTAGTCTAGAGCTAAGAGAGATCTAAAATTCAGCTTCATTGCAACAGTCCATTCCTACAGATACAGTATCAATCATCCTGTTGATACGACTTTCCATCTTAGGTCCCGTGGTTGAAATGAACCAGCTTTTGCTGTTTATAGATGTTCCAAACAGGCCACACTGGAAGGTAGGATGAAAAGCAGCGCTCAGACAGCCCGTCCTCGCATGGTGCTGCACTCACTTATTCATGTGAAATGAGACAGAAGTAGTtttttgaatacatttttttttttaaaaagagcttGAGAGAAAAGTTAAAACCTTGCTTACTTTCACaccccctccctgcctccctcacCCTGTACACCAGCCAAACTCATTTGGAACAAAACATGAAGGTGAAAGTTAAAATGATTACCCAGACCTTTTATTGcaacatcactgtgttcctAGATCTCAGCAGTTACTTTAGTGAGTACAGTGTGATCATGGAAAACATATGCATACACGACAACACTACTACAAGTTGTAGTAAAGCAGAATGACTCTTTAAGGGgcaaacatctgttttgtttttgtttggttttttgttgCCTAAATATTGGTTTTAACATCTCAGAAACAGTCATGACAGTTTATGCACTACAGTGTCTGTGATAGATAAACAAGATGAACAAGAAATATGAATATGGAGTCTAGAGGTCAGTAGAgaggcaaacagaaaacagactggttccagacctctgaatctCTGCCCACATCCCTGAATTTCTCAAGTATTGAGAAGTAATGTAGTCTGTTAGCAGGCTAAACAGGAAGAACAAAGTACAGTGACAGCTCAATGCCAGCAAAGCACTTAGACATTTGCAGAGTTTTGTAGCATATTTGGCTGCAACAATTCGCAATGATGCTAATGAATCAGCATGGATCAGACCTCTAGGGAAGGTTTCCAGCACCCTACTTAATCCACGCCGTGAAAAGAAAGTGACGCAAAAGTGACACaggatttacaaaaaaaaaaaaaaactcaccaaTATCTGTAAAATCCACCAAGATTGTGACTTTAGCCTGAAGCTGGACTCAAATCCTTTGTCACAGTGAAagtaacataaaaaaacatcttgcGTAAatactgatgaaaaaaataatctggaCAACAAGGTTGTTCTGAGATGAGATATGTGAGAAATCATAACCAAACTGTAACTGACATTGCATTCAGACTTGAAATTTGTCCATACTTAAGCATTTGCCCGACAAAAGAGACATTTCCTGACATCCCATCTCTTGGACCTCAATCCAAAATTCAAAGACCCGAtacttaaaaaacaaatatatacacaacaTACAATAAACAAGGATGCAATAGTGGAAGGCCAGATTGAAGGATTCTTTATAACAAAGAGTTATTAGGCCTATGATATCCTCTCTAAATGAATATCCAGTCCCTTTGTTAAAGCAGCTGGCTTTCTGACAGCTCTGGGCCTCCTCTTTGTTTGCAAAAGCTAATTGCACTATTTGATCTTAACTTACTTTTCGTGCTGTTACTATGTGGTTTGTGTAGTTTGATTCCCCCCCAGACAAACCACATGGTGGCAGTCACAGCCCAGTGGGACTATGCAGAGAAGtacaaaatatttgtttgatCTATTTGTGTCTTCCACACAGTGTCCCAGTTctgagtccttttttttttttttttttttttttttagaattaatCTGATCAGATATTTTTCTGCTCTGCACCCCTTTGCTGTGTTAATTTACTGTTGtgggacagattttttttacatgtcagTTTAAATAACCAATGGGAGCAAtactgaaaaatatatatttatgcatTGTTCTGTGCATAGTGTCGACAggctgtgtgactgtgattgTGTAACTGAGTGTCATGAGAATGAGGTGTGACTGTAGTGAGAAGTAAATGGATGATGTTGTCACGTTAAAATCACGgtcacaccccccccccccccccccacttccaTTCTCAATTGAAATGGAAGTGGAATTAAAGCTCAAATACTGAAATGACTGGACTGGGAAgtgaagacagacagcagtaCAGTGAGGTGGAGGTTCTGGCTGTAACATAAGCATTGCTCTACAAATCTGTAAATTGCCTTGGTGGGTTGCTCACACTCAAACTTGTGAAAGACAAACTACCAAACATTTCTACAGAGAGACTGCCAGTCTTAGTTCTCAATCTCATTGAAATACTCTGAGAAGCCCGAGTATGGAGCCACGTCATCAGGATCTGGAGGAAGAGACAACATAGAAATTATACTTCCGCTCATAAAACAATACATGTTGTACTGCTTAAACACTGACATtgtacaaatatttaaatgattACAAAGTCTGAGCTTTGCTGTTCAGAGTCAAACAGGTAGAATTTTATTAGACTGTACCTTCACATGGTCCCCTTTTAAAACTGATGTCATCAATAGCGATATCACTTCGTAGTGATGGGCCTCGGATGCCTTCAAAAATAAtctgcaggaaacacaaactgtgtgacTATGTTAACCATTAACTGTTCAGGCCACAGAGAACTGTGGgaccaaaacacaacaatacAATGAACTTAAAAACTGCCAAAACGAATCTATAAATGTCTAATTTCAGTTATGCAGGTATGTAAGCCATTTAATGCACCCGAGAGTACAGCAACCAATCACATCAAACCCAAAGCATTGGGTTTGATGTAAGTTAAGATGTAAGATGTAAGTTAAGAGTTAAGATTACAACCATTGTAATCACAACTCAGTGTGTGCTTCATTGAGAAAGTCTGCATTGTTCCACCAAGCAGTTTAAAGAATCTGATTATCCAAGAGTGTCCATctaacacagaaagaaaacagctctgATGCTGGAACAAATGTCAActggtgttttgtttacattacaGTAAACTCCACATCCTTATCAACACTTCAACACTGTGCAACACAATCAAAAGgtccagaacagctactaaatagATCTTAGACTGTTTTCTTAACTATGAAACAATTATATTTGTACTGCATGAGCTACAAACACTGCCAACTAAAGCTTGTTTTACCATGCAGTCTGCATTAGCTTGATTCATTGGATGATGGGTGTGGACACaatacagcagagacagagcttATAGGTGCTGTTTGGTATTTATTGGCATTAGGGGCCAGTCTGTGACTACTATAATCTACATATTTCTACGTACCTGGTGTCGGGCATCACAGTGGTAGTCCACCATCGCCCTTATCCAGCTGATACTCTGTTCACCACGTCTTCTCCACAGCAGCCTGTCCCCCTCTCTGCTGCCGCGGCGCAGGAGCACGCTCAGTATGCCGGTGCCAGATCCATACATGTGGTAGTAGAAGATCAAACACTGAGGGAAGGAGGAGCCtcgcaggtcagaggtcagcagcCGAGCTTTTTGACCCGGACGCATTAGTGATGCCTCGATGTACATGAAGAAACCTAGAGGAAGTGCACAGTGCATAAAAACCACGAATAGAACACTTTAAAGGCCATCCCAGTGGACATTTGTTACCTCAGCTgtaaaaatacaacacacaaagaGGAACAGAATTCTATGAGAATTAGAATGGTGTATTAACATCCAACAGCAGGCAAACCCCAGTATTCGAACATCTTAAGGAGaattatatgaaaaaaatattactgGTGGGATGATGCATTAACTCTACATTTCATATCACATACACAGGGCTCCACCCAGCCACCACATGAGGGGATGTcctctgaataaataaatgaagcagTGAGTGAAAAATGACTCACCCACCCCAGTGGTGTGGTCTCCTCTGGGGCCTGTATAGGAGGTAGGGGTGTGTCCTCGGACTCGCAGCCAGTCTGCCTTGTCTCCTTCCTTATCCTGGATGTAGCCGCAGAGCCCATTTTCAAAGTTGCACTGGCCTGGGAGGGAACCTGCAGAGCACAAGGAACACAGTGGGTGAATGAGGCCAACAAAGACACTCAAGCTAGGAAAATAGCTCAGTGTGAGCCACAGACTCAATGAAAACTCCAGAATCATATTTTACTACTACTAGTggacatccatccatcctgtgGGGGACAGGAGCCAATCCTAGCCAACTCATGGCGAGACTTTTCATATCATAGTAAGTGCTTGATTTGTGGTTTTGACATAATAAACACTCAGCCTCTTTCACATGAATGTGCTCATAGCCAGAATGCATAAACCCAGAGTTAACTGAGCCAGTTGATAACCAGCTTTGTGATACAGGTGATCCAGGGTGGCCAGTGTCAGCTGCTCAACCATTGTTTGCTTACTTCAGACATTAACATTAGTAGTAgaatagttttttgtttgtctaaatgagttttttacctgctgtgatTTGACAGTCCCCCAGGTGGACAGTGATGTCATCGATGGCTACCAGTCCACATTCCCAGAAGTCCTTACATATGCTGACAAACACTacctgagaaacaaaaaaatactgaatactgCTGTTCAACTATGTATCAAATTATCATTCTAGTCCGTTCATCAGTCCAAGCATCAAGCATCAAGCTCCACACACATCATTGATCTGATGCTTCATACCTTGGAAAGCATGGGCTTCATGTAGGTGATCTCCACCTGAGTCCATACAGCCCTGGAAGTGTCAGTCACGCTCCACACCTTCTCCTGGGCCACATTGTTCTCATCATAAATGTAAAGAACCAGCGCATTTTCAACTTTTCTAAATCCGTGAAGCATGTAGTAGAACCTCAGGCAGTATTTGTTCCCAGGTAACAAGGGGCCATGCAGCCGACCCAAATAACCAGGCTTCGAAGTGAAACGGGTGTTTGCCAGGAGGAAACAGCCTACGAAAGAGAAGATAAAGAACATAATTAAGAATAAGAGCAGTAACATTAGTGTAGCTACGATTGTACACTGTGAGCAAAACTAATGTTCAAAATGCAAACTCTACACAGGATGATGATTATCATCAAGAAGAAAGAAGTGTGCCACATCCTTTATATTTTTGTTCCTGTGTCCTCCGTCTTATTGTcatataaattaaacaaaaaatggTCAGGACAACCAGcatcttaaaaacacaaacagtgcagagaaaacatttaaaatgtgaaacaagATTATAGTAAATGAAGGATCATAATGCTCACAATTAAGTTAAGTGAAAGACTATGAAGGTGTCTGGTGTGCTGGTCCCATCATGAACCTGGATTCAATACAAAAATTTTGGTAAATAACACTATCACCCCCACATCTTCTATTTCACTTCACTCTCCATAATGTTTCCATTTGTGAAATACAAATGCAAGGAAGAGCCTCTTACCAGAACCTCACAAGCTTCTTCAAGTTAAGGTTATAAGAGGGCCTAGGTTACAGCTTGTAATTCTTACCAGTTCAGTCAATTATCAGGAAGTAGTGTGTACAAAGCCAGATGATAATACATCaggtttattatttttacaaattTTAGACGAgatatgaggaaaaaaagaatttgttaAGACTCCAGATTTTGGTAattttggaaatttggtgtttatgTGATTTCATGTGATGGATTTCTGtgtaaaaaacacagaaatccaTCCCTGTTGTCACTGAGCtgttctgctgtctgtgtcGGAGTCTGTGGCACAGACTAGACTCACCTGTCCCGGTGGTGTGGTCTCCTATCCTGTAGGCGTTAGGCTTGACTGAAGCCCTGTTCCACACCTTagtctctgctctctcctgatAATACAGACACAGGCCATTCTCAAAGTCACAGTTGGCTATGGAGGGATCAAAGGTCGgctctgaaacacaaagcacagcataTCCAATGTGAGCCTGCCTTGTTAACAGAGGCCAGTGATGAGAagagtgtgtgctgtgaaaCAGGAACCAGGGGTTTATACAGTATAACGCCTTCCACAGATTAAACAGCACGGAGAAAGGTTTTAATTGAGACACTGATTTCCATGTTCAGAGGCAGCTGTATGCAGCTGTGTGCAAAACTCTAATAAGTTAGTTGAACAAGAGAAtctgaaagacaaacattaaaatTCGGGGAAATTCATGCTTTTTGCTGCGTTAACATGAGTCTGATGGGTTTAAATTCTATGTGCTCAGTGCAGAGGTAGCTCTGAGACATGCTAAGACTTGTATCACTTGTATCCAAGAAATATTACAATATAACTGGAAGATATATTGCATATATAAGCAAATTTACCAGAGGACGCATACTTTTCATTTTGTACGCTTTGTGGCTTTTATACTAGCTCCACCCTCAGGTTAAAACTTGACTTGCACACAATACGAAAAAGATCAACACACTAG
This genomic window contains:
- the mamdc2a gene encoding MAM domain-containing protein 2a, with the translated sequence MSSVCLTLEVLLLCGLLMAQQQLLPGTCNFELGFCGYTSDPQYGSWSMNEEGHLITVDSALLQDHEQAVLVSPVLDQQDWSCVRLVYQITGQGSLHFHLRPDSDNFDYWVWTAKKASDSWLIASVDLPNTTIPYQILLEGRPEHGSGNSVAIFEIHIVPGYCLECNFEEHHLCGYSNSWNPNVNWYVGGSMAREHESNLLENHINNNQRGHYMYVDSVYAKYFQEVAKLTSPMTVVPMAGCLSFYYQREQERGNIFSVFTRDQLGHYEEIWRPEVYATAGWTLVSIDIKAPHPLEVVFEAAFNSARGGYVAIDDISFSPEFCHTDTEPTFDPSIANCDFENGLCLYYQERAETKVWNRASVKPNAYRIGDHTTGTGCFLLANTRFTSKPGYLGRLHGPLLPGNKYCLRFYYMLHGFRKVENALVLYIYDENNVAQEKVWSVTDTSRAVWTQVEITYMKPMLSKVVFVSICKDFWECGLVAIDDITVHLGDCQITAGSLPGQCNFENGLCGYIQDKEGDKADWLRVRGHTPTSYTGPRGDHTTGVGFFMYIEASLMRPGQKARLLTSDLRGSSFPQCLIFYYHMYGSGTGILSVLLRRGSREGDRLLWRRRGEQSISWIRAMVDYHCDARHQIIFEGIRGPSLRSDIAIDDISFKRGPCEDPDDVAPYSGFSEYFNEIEN